In Mytilus edulis chromosome 7, xbMytEdul2.2, whole genome shotgun sequence, a single genomic region encodes these proteins:
- the LOC139481936 gene encoding uncharacterized protein isoform X2: MDVADIVSELKSGIHRKDEVKVRNILGTIKDLAVIRSIDEKFFNTYNNIDPVNFAIECGAEKIAIYLVEKSFPTDRLYQQELVQCDQWCYFDHGNDRCPAMYDAADNAINAYMHKLKNIIQAIREGKRKPGEGVTSPYIEETVKSDSDKMEPVKQEKPGMPIFTLQKETAVEEAKKVLENYGKNYVSKDGSTLFHCYITKPKVYFYVFAAAGVPVNIQNSDGDTALHMAVRAASVDAAEALLQCCADPTIRNKMGQTPIEMSDNETITKLLNKFKNGLLGAIKRGDLRCVEKYSKHWCIVDAVYNKEGKTAIELAETKVYEGKSEKCLSVLKSYRKTSQLIHAVLCHDVETTRKLLEREKLPVNIRFRDRIGKTLLSHCIEQHNTELVRLLVEHGARVNQIRVRLHEDTDVTIPLFHKCLCDNECLDIAKFLNPQMDPAEHKEKDQAGNTALLAAIEKGLSVRYIQWLIQVTRGSALVDRNADGLTPKELATAKNNTEVVKMIDKYIIQNVVQESGIPTLLLPQFSINFCCEEEITRITDEKTKKTLVELLQDSNDKYNMKKWLNFKEVGNYAEKIMRAASGGDIFEKEIRMKSSDGGLSYIKDKYDANYRDRNGFTAMTRAIVFHKFDIIEYLCTTRPMLKTLPDNLNRYPLHYAYALPEPESERVRKLLQEKNPQEIEKRVDKDGLYPADYAALRDSLKVQQILYDARTLNVYAQRGPPLGRWPVGALKDPPEEE, from the exons TTTTTCAATACCTACAACAACATCGATCCAGTAAACTTTGCCATTGAATGTGGAGCAGAAAAAATTGCAATTTATTTAGTGGAGAAATCTTTTCCAACAGACAGACTCTATCAG caAGAATTAGTCCAATGTGACCAGTGGTGTTACTTTGACCATGGAAATGACCGATGTCCAGCTATGTATGATGCTGCAGATAATGCAATCAATGCTTACATGCACAAACTGAAAAACATTATCCAAGCCATCAGAGAAGGAAAACGTAAACCAGGTGAAGGAGTTACCTCCCCTTATATAGAAGAAACAGTAAAATCAGACAGTGACAAGATGGAACCAGTCAAACAAGAAAAG cCAGGAATGCCAATTTTTACACTTCAAAAAGAGACTGCAGTAGAAGAAGCCAAAAAAGTTTTAGAGAATTATGGGAAAAATTATGTTTCAAAG gatgGAAGTACCCTGTTTCATTGCTACATAACCAAACCTAAAGTTTATTTCTATGTGTTTGCTGCTGCcggagttcctgtcaatatacaaaATTCT gatGGGGATACTGCCCTACACATGGCTGTAAGAGCAGCTTCAGTAGATGCTGCAGAGGCCCTGTTACAATGTTGTGCTGACCCAACCATCAGAAATAAG ATGGGACAAACTCCTATAGAAATGTCAGATAATGAAACCATTACAAAATTGCTCAACAAATTCAAG AACGGGTTACTAGGTGCCATTAAACGTGGAGACTTGCGTTGTGTCGAAAAATATTCTAAACATTGGTGCATTGTGGATGCTGTATATAATAAG GAAGGTAAAACCGCGATAGAATTAGCAGAAACCAAGGTGTACGAAGGAAAGAGCGAAAAATGTTTAAGTGTGCTTAAAAGTTACAGAAAAACTAGT CAATTAATTCATGCAGTTTTGTGTCATGACGTTGAGACAACAAGAAAATTATTAGAAAGAGAAAAATTACCTGTTAATATTAGATTTAGG gATAGAATAGGAAAGACATTGTTATCACACTGTATAGAACAGCACAATACAGAGTTAGTGAGATTACTTGTAGAACATGGTGCCAGGGTCAATCAAATTAGGGTTCGTCTACACGAGGAT ACTGATGTAACGATACCTttatttcataaatgtttatgtGACAACGAATGTCTTGATATTGCCAAATTCTTAAATCCTCAAATGGACCCAGCTGAACACAAAGAGAAGGATCAA GCAGGAAATACAGCCTTGTTAGCAGCAATAGAGAAAGGTTTATCTGTACGATATATACAGTGGTTAATACAAGTTACCAGAGGATCAGCCTTAGTTGATAGGAATGCT GATGGACTGACACCAAAAGAACTAGCAACAGCCAAAAATAATACAGAAGTTGTTAAAATGATAGACAAG TACATAATTCAGAATGTTGTACAAGAATCAGGGATACCAACTCTACTTTTACCTCAGTTTTCCATCAATTTTTGTTGTGAGGAGGAAATTACCAGAATAACAGATGAG AAAACTAAGAAAACATTGGTTGAACTGCTGCAGGATAGTAATGATAAATATAATATGAAGAAATGGTTAAATTTTAAGGAAGTTGGG aACTATGCAGAAAAAATAATGAGAGCGGCCTCTGGTGgtgatatttttgaaaaagaaataagaatGAAATCTTCAGATGGAGGCTTGTCTTATATTAAAGACAAATATGATGCTAATTATAGAGATAGG AATGGTTTTACAGCAATGACAAGAGCAATTGTTTTCCACAAATTTGATATTATAGAATATTTATGTACAACACGGCCTATGCTGAAGACACTACCTGATAAT TTGAATAGATACCCACTCCATTATGCATATGCCTTACCAGAACCAGAGAGTGAGAGAGTAAGGAAGCTGTTACAGGAGAAAAATCCACAGGAAATAGAGAAAAGAGTAGATAAA gaTGGACTTTACCCTGCAGACTATGCAGCACTAAGAGATAGTCTAAAAGTGCAACAGATATTATATGATGCTAGAACATTAAATGTTTATGCACAG
- the LOC139481936 gene encoding uncharacterized protein isoform X1: MDVADIVSELKSGIHRKDEVKVRNILGTIKDLAVIRSIDEKFFNTYNNIDPVNFAIECGAEKIAIYLVEKSFPTDRLYQQELVQCDQWCYFDHGNDRCPAMYDAADNAINAYMHKLKNIIQAIREGKRKPGEGVTSPYIEETVKSDSDKMEPVKQEKPGMPIFTLQKETAVEEAKKVLENYGKNYVSKDGSTLFHCYITKPKVYFYVFAAAGVPVNIQNSDGDTALHMAVRAASVDAAEALLQCCADPTIRNKMGQTPIEMSDNETITKLLNKFKPGVVSAICNDKAQTLDRVLKNTWCCTDCVVKEGKTAIELAETKVYEGKSEKCLSVLKSYRKTSQLIHAVLCHDVETTRKLLEREKLPVNIRFRDRIGKTLLSHCIEQHNTELVRLLVEHGARVNQIRVRLHEDTDVTIPLFHKCLCDNECLDIAKFLNPQMDPAEHKEKDQAGNTALLAAIEKGLSVRYIQWLIQVTRGSALVDRNADGLTPKELATAKNNTEVVKMIDKYIIQNVVQESGIPTLLLPQFSINFCCEEEITRITDEKTKKTLVELLQDSNDKYNMKKWLNFKEVGNYAEKIMRAASGGDIFEKEIRMKSSDGGLSYIKDKYDANYRDRNGFTAMTRAIVFHKFDIIEYLCTTRPMLKTLPDNLNRYPLHYAYALPEPESERVRKLLQEKNPQEIEKRVDKDGLYPADYAALRDSLKVQQILYDARTLNVYAQRGPPLGRWPVGALKDPPEEE, translated from the exons TTTTTCAATACCTACAACAACATCGATCCAGTAAACTTTGCCATTGAATGTGGAGCAGAAAAAATTGCAATTTATTTAGTGGAGAAATCTTTTCCAACAGACAGACTCTATCAG caAGAATTAGTCCAATGTGACCAGTGGTGTTACTTTGACCATGGAAATGACCGATGTCCAGCTATGTATGATGCTGCAGATAATGCAATCAATGCTTACATGCACAAACTGAAAAACATTATCCAAGCCATCAGAGAAGGAAAACGTAAACCAGGTGAAGGAGTTACCTCCCCTTATATAGAAGAAACAGTAAAATCAGACAGTGACAAGATGGAACCAGTCAAACAAGAAAAG cCAGGAATGCCAATTTTTACACTTCAAAAAGAGACTGCAGTAGAAGAAGCCAAAAAAGTTTTAGAGAATTATGGGAAAAATTATGTTTCAAAG gatgGAAGTACCCTGTTTCATTGCTACATAACCAAACCTAAAGTTTATTTCTATGTGTTTGCTGCTGCcggagttcctgtcaatatacaaaATTCT gatGGGGATACTGCCCTACACATGGCTGTAAGAGCAGCTTCAGTAGATGCTGCAGAGGCCCTGTTACAATGTTGTGCTGACCCAACCATCAGAAATAAG ATGGGACAAACTCCTATAGAAATGTCAGATAATGAAACCATTACAAAATTGCTCAACAAATTCAAG CCTGGAGTAGTGTCGGCCATTTGCAATGATAAAGCGCAGACTCTGGATAGAGTTCTTAAAAATACATGGTGCTGTACTGATTGTGTCGTCAAG GAAGGTAAAACCGCGATAGAATTAGCAGAAACCAAGGTGTACGAAGGAAAGAGCGAAAAATGTTTAAGTGTGCTTAAAAGTTACAGAAAAACTAGT CAATTAATTCATGCAGTTTTGTGTCATGACGTTGAGACAACAAGAAAATTATTAGAAAGAGAAAAATTACCTGTTAATATTAGATTTAGG gATAGAATAGGAAAGACATTGTTATCACACTGTATAGAACAGCACAATACAGAGTTAGTGAGATTACTTGTAGAACATGGTGCCAGGGTCAATCAAATTAGGGTTCGTCTACACGAGGAT ACTGATGTAACGATACCTttatttcataaatgtttatgtGACAACGAATGTCTTGATATTGCCAAATTCTTAAATCCTCAAATGGACCCAGCTGAACACAAAGAGAAGGATCAA GCAGGAAATACAGCCTTGTTAGCAGCAATAGAGAAAGGTTTATCTGTACGATATATACAGTGGTTAATACAAGTTACCAGAGGATCAGCCTTAGTTGATAGGAATGCT GATGGACTGACACCAAAAGAACTAGCAACAGCCAAAAATAATACAGAAGTTGTTAAAATGATAGACAAG TACATAATTCAGAATGTTGTACAAGAATCAGGGATACCAACTCTACTTTTACCTCAGTTTTCCATCAATTTTTGTTGTGAGGAGGAAATTACCAGAATAACAGATGAG AAAACTAAGAAAACATTGGTTGAACTGCTGCAGGATAGTAATGATAAATATAATATGAAGAAATGGTTAAATTTTAAGGAAGTTGGG aACTATGCAGAAAAAATAATGAGAGCGGCCTCTGGTGgtgatatttttgaaaaagaaataagaatGAAATCTTCAGATGGAGGCTTGTCTTATATTAAAGACAAATATGATGCTAATTATAGAGATAGG AATGGTTTTACAGCAATGACAAGAGCAATTGTTTTCCACAAATTTGATATTATAGAATATTTATGTACAACACGGCCTATGCTGAAGACACTACCTGATAAT TTGAATAGATACCCACTCCATTATGCATATGCCTTACCAGAACCAGAGAGTGAGAGAGTAAGGAAGCTGTTACAGGAGAAAAATCCACAGGAAATAGAGAAAAGAGTAGATAAA gaTGGACTTTACCCTGCAGACTATGCAGCACTAAGAGATAGTCTAAAAGTGCAACAGATATTATATGATGCTAGAACATTAAATGTTTATGCACAG
- the LOC139481908 gene encoding uncharacterized protein, translating to MASPAASTSKQRDEYCCVPFCNGNARTNKELSFHHIPSEKKMLTRKQWIVAIRRDEGEFFKIGGNTVVCSKHFKKEDYRWTPNRKCLKPEAVPSVFDWKLNESSRKAPTSRQSLFKKMKVDDREDEDEMVVEDSVCEVHNSQSVDHENDMSCDSNIHADCLEKIEKLEHVVQQKDSELKDKTYELASLNQKLQMERFGVTRFSYDHEMIEFYTGFPTFDLFLIFYSAIKPTATRMKTVYYKSSEEPSNRGRPKSMDPIDELFMFLCRLRCGFLTEDLSVRFNIHASTVSRKIITWTNYLYFILGGINIWPSRGKIMEHMPQDFKLLYPSTRVIIDCTEIFTERPSSLALASKTFSSYKSHNTWKGLVGISPHGAITFISALYSGCMSDIEITKHSGLIDLLEPGDQIIADKGFILNKLLKDTGVSIATPHFLCSDGQFTPSQIEDNQKIASLRIHVERHIKRAKEYRLLQYTVPLSLAGSVNQLWTVANLLTLFRRPLIKQKN from the exons ATGGCTTCTCCAGCAGCATCAACAAGTAAACAAAGAGATGAATACTGTTGTgtgccattttgtaatggcaatGCCAGAACTAATAAAGAGTTGAGTTTTCATCATATACCATCAGAAAAGAAAATGCTTACAAGAAAACAGTGGATTGTTGCAATCCGTAGAGATGAAGGTGAATTTTTCAAG ATTGGAGGAAATACAGTGGTTTGTTCCAAACATTTCAAGAAGGAAGATTACCGCTGGACTCCTAACAGAAAATGTCTCAAACCAGAAGCTGTTCCATCTGTCTTTGATTGGAAATTAAATGAAAGCAGCAGAAAGGCCCCCACATCAAGACAGTCCCTTTTCAAAAAGATGAAAGTTGACGATCGTGAAGATGAAGATGAAATGGTTGTAGAGGATAGTGTCTGTGAAGTTCACAATTCACAAAGTGTTGATCATGAAAATGACAT GAGTTGTGATTCTAACATTCATGCTGACTGTCTTGAGAAAATTGAGAAACTGGAACATGTGGTACAGCAAAAGGACTCTGAACTTAAAGACAAGACCTATGAGCTGGCAAGTTTAAACCAGAAATTACAAATGGAACGGTTTGGAGTAACAAGATTTTCTTACGACCATGAAATGATAGAGTTTTATACTGGATTTCcaacttttgatttatttttaattttctattctgCTATCAAGCCTACTGCAACAAGAATGAAAACTGTGTATTATAAGTCTTCTGAGGAACCCAGCAATAGAGGACGTCCAAAGTCAATGGATCCTATTGatgaactgtttatgtttttaTGTAGGTTAAGGTGTGGTTTTCTGACTGAGGACTTGTCAGTAAGATTTAACATTCATGCATCAACAGTAAGCAGAAAAATAATAACTTggacaaattatttatatttcatattgggTGGCATTAATATCTGGCCTAGTAGGGGTAAAATAATGGAGCATATGCCACAGGACTTCAAACTTCTGTACCCTAGCACGCGTGTGATAATAGACTGTACCGAAATTTTTACAGAAAGACCTTCTTCTTTAGCCTTGGCGTCAAAAACCTTTTCATCATACAAAAGTCACAACACCTGGAAAGGACTGGTCGGAATATCGCCACATGGTGCTATCACTTTCATTTCTGCATTATATTCTGGATGTATGTCTGACATAGAAATTACCAAGCATAGTGGACTTATTGACTTATTAGAACCAGGAGACCAAATAATCGCGGATAAAgggtttattttaaataaattacttAAAGATACAGGTGTGTCAATAGCTACGCCACACTTCCTTTGCAGTGATGGACAGTTTACACCGTCACAAATTGAGGACAATCAAAAAATTGCATCCTTAAGAATACATGTTGAGCGGCATATAAAGCGGGCTAAAGAATATAGACTTTTACAGTATACAGTCCCACTTTCATTAGCTGGATCTGTGAATCAGTTATGGACTGTTGCTAATCTATTGACTCTGTTCAGAAGACCATTAATTAAGCAAAAAAACTAA